A stretch of Rhinopithecus roxellana isolate Shanxi Qingling chromosome 12, ASM756505v1, whole genome shotgun sequence DNA encodes these proteins:
- the LOC115892165 gene encoding sperm head and tail associated protein-like, whose product MRRACLQGAYFDQRTNLCYSSRCPSAFGTSPATSFPLAHQSPGTSPVTSPQLTRVPLETGPMISPPPTRRTPGTCLTISPPLAPRPVETSPMDSPTLSHRVLETGLMISLPSHWSSGRSYNDPLLSPASSPPTGSFYRGSLKPLDSCEPKPQLDLPLEKNCCGSPLSSQAGRPGFPRSPQEGSYHYSHLSSEAYMPTPGSPCYAVRLRPGSTDSPWSPQSQTPRKACFESLLSWEPSGNSYLILTPGTTISGPPCSQELSRPHGPHSVLSFPSPLGNQFISPPQSLPRRSYNEPPLPTPVSPQPKSPKSPELRQSRTPHKCLSLVNTPQHTPSSQPKPTKARTSPSPPSCLSGPSCIEPYITTPSNSSPKELPPGTALPTVVCRTLKMVVPTSLPLCLPCDPVSPNSYAQSSPHGPSIGPPCNTHIYSVVPSTPHPCPLSGSLSHSKGPPPIVPLCDTYSTPRGPPQPRRQPVMPPCSTHIYSFIPLRTPFDPQSLPIVPRVRAYPDTVPCGLHIYPVASQGPCKEPLQIPYSCPLTSSKDSSCNTNPGCSSTIIRECQSSDSESRSSHQSQSRSQSKSPHHDRSQSRSKSHHLSRSPSQKRSPYPSRSWGRSSSPQQNTSQGQSESPQLSINERHGESPQISRGQGKSKSL is encoded by the coding sequence ATGCGGCGTGCCTGTCTTCAAGGCGCGTACTTTGACCAGCGCACTAATCTCTGTTACTCCAGCAGATGCCCTTCAGCTTTTGGAACCAGCCCGGCAACCTCCTTTCCCCTTGCTCATCAGTCCCCGGGAACGAGCCCAGTGACCTCCCCTCAGCTCACTCGTGTACCCTTGGAAACTGGACCCATGATTTCGCCTCCTCCTACACGTAGGACCCCGGGAACTTGCCTCACGATTTCACCTCCTCTTGCTCCCCGGCCAGTGGAAACTAGTCCTATGGACTCCCCAACCCTTTCTCACAGAGTTTTGGAAACTGGGCTGATGATCTCTCTGCCCTCTCACTGGTCCTCAGGGAGAAGTTATAATGACCCCCTTCTCTCCCCAGCATCTTCCCCACCTACTGGCAGCTTTTACCGTGGCAGCCTTAAGCCTCTAGACTCTTGTGAACCCAAACCACAGCTTGACCTGCCCCTTGAGAAAAATTGTTGTGGCTCCCCACTCTCTTCTCAGGCAGGTAGGCCTGGCTTTCCCAGGTCACCTCAGGAGGGCTCTTATCATTACTCCCATCTTTCTTCAGAGGCCTACATGCCTACCCCTGGGAGTCCTTGCTATGCCGTCCGCCTGCGCCCTGGGAGTACTGATTCTCCTTGGTCACCCCAGTCCCAGACTCCCAGGAAGGCTTGCTTTGAGTCCCTTCTCTCCTGGGAGCCAAGTGGGAACTCTTACCTCATCCTAACTCCGGGCACCACAATTTCTGGTCCCCCCTGTTCCCAGGAACTATCTCGTCCCCATGGTCCTCATTctgtcctttccttcccttcaccGCTGGGCAACCAGTTTATATCTCCACCCCAGTCACTTCCCCGCAGAAGCTATAATGAACCCCCTCTTCCCACCCCAGTTTCCCCCCAGCCGAAGTCCCCTAAGTCCCCAGAGTTAAGACAGTCACGTACGCCCCACAAATGTCTCTCCCTAGTCAACACTCCCCAGCACACCCCTTCTAGCCAGCCCAAGCCCACTAAGGCCCGCAcctctccctcacctccctcctgcctctctggTCCTTCTTGTATAGAGCCATACATCACAACTCCTTCAAATTCCAGCCCCAAAGAACTTCCCCCAGGGACTGCCTTACCGACTGTGGTCTGTAGAACCCTCAAAATGGTTGTCCCCACTTctcttcccctctgccttccttGTGATCCTGTCTCGCCCAATAGTTATGCTCAGAGCAGCCCCCATGGGCCCTCCATAGGGCCCCCCTGCAATACCCATATATACTCTGTGGTTCCCTCCACCCCCCATCCCTGCCCACTGTCTGGCTCCCTCAGTCATTCGAAAGGCCCCCCTCCCATTGTGCCGCTGTGTGACACCTATAGCACTCCTAGGGGCCCACCCCAACCTCGTCGTCAGCCTGTGATGCCTCCTTGTTCTACCCATATCTATTCTTTTATCCCTTTGAGAACACCCTTTGATCCTCAAAGTTTACCCATTGTCCCCCGAGTCCGGGCCTACCCTGATACTGTCCCCTGTGGCCTCCATATCTACCCTGTGGCCTCTCAAGGCCCTTGCAAAGAGCCCCTGCAGATCCCCTACAGCTGCCCTTTGACTTCATCCAAGGATTCCAGCTGTAACACCAATCCCGGCTGTAGTTCGACTATTATTAGGGAATGCCAGAGTAGTGACAGTGAGAGCAGGAGTTCCCACCAAAGCCAAAGCCGGAGCCAAAGCAAGAGTCCCCATCATGACAGAAGTCAGAGCCGAAGCAAGAGCCATCATTTGAGCAGAAGTCCGAGCCAGAAAAGGAGTCCCTATCCTAGCAGAAGCTGGGGCCGGAGCAGTAGTCCTCAACAAAACACAAGTCAGGGCCAGAGTGAGAGTCCCCAGCTTAGCATAAATGAGCGCCACGGTGAGAGTCCCCAAATTAGCAGAGGTCAGGGCAAGAGCAAGAGTCTATGA